A stretch of Schistocerca americana isolate TAMUIC-IGC-003095 chromosome 3, iqSchAmer2.1, whole genome shotgun sequence DNA encodes these proteins:
- the LOC124607502 gene encoding mushroom body large-type Kenyon cell-specific protein 1 isoform X2 codes for MHYNRGSSCLERVAEELMGRRKWKHYQESVLRSRPQADIEPSSSDWQVEDKCCFCDGGMFLRPATSPQSDSCSSSNSHSSFHETQSTVAADNSPPRLAMTTLEPVTSLAASLAAIPTYSPGPAQGQSQGHSAMATTPPAGLSLYPAVARHRTPAGLFPPWYMSPTAPAPNVQSEGKTEPETPPVVVSLPASTPLSVPSAAASEQPLDLSAKAKEEASAPSASPVPQPLGLATLSLDSKQIFKAKPRMSAVAGRRTYTEEELQAALRDIQSGKLGTRRAAVIYGIPRSTLRNKVYKLAMERERDAHLVVPTVEERDLSGAEDEKEVERALSRPLLSVDDLLRLSVLDGDALRVLLEEVSAGHNREASESASSPVFPQSSELWHGLEQSALGPYISQLLIAGSAQDPCHAESGGTLPKFSSPLLPELVRRMMAEEQQQQIKKLGSANNLEANTNVTLNGASGDEIQKLGDSDNSAGPPRVPSASSQTDPVKATTKVGEADESSDTDATASTSRVATPPNVILRIPSFKPTTKNGVATRGSGSLPSSEIPFQTVGVPAFPGQESSHVLNSSSNNSNESCSPPASNLVGKGIGVSLRDVIAKSISQKFQPTDLPMSQKLLLSADEPPPFKRGRFTPPLNTNITSCTIKHNNNNNTNVDDKNKTSPAGGKASSNSTGKGTRPKRGKYRNYDRDSLVEAVRAVQRGEMSVHRAGSYYGVPHSTLEYKVKERHLMRPRKREPKQQQSDEVKRKDESGTSVPRSTAATSSALANDKLKTLPKPPKTAFNSPAPLPGAPNGLKIPPLFDPSLSLAAYANVTTAFPFWPGPFHALPVPDFATPAGSFPPNPEHFFAPQMIHRLQDETRTAPRTSPSSVVPPLGKTAREMAASLYDGTGANGNFLDGIIRSSLEMGLPSSSPKEGSTGVGNSGKMSNKALIDQLCRNSCVTPLPKAPTPFSIKDCSTSVNSSDEEPVKQESVIQDKPLESASPAEPVVCLSNSSSGLPEHDCRIDSEHVTSVSDEKHSKDSVLPLSGVHCVTPTDDSSELFTKDSSEFHKEHVHNPTDESACDSKTVKILGDIEAAKDLLPKEEGNEDSEQTEDTKSMTVNS; via the exons ATGCACTACAACCGTGGCTCTTCGT GTTTGGAACGGGTAGCGGAGGAGTTAATgggaagaaggaaatggaaacatTATCAGGAGTCAGTTTTGAGAAGTAGACCGCAAGCAGACATAGAACCCAGCAGCAGTGATTGGCAAGTTGAAGACAAATGTTGCTTTTGCGACGGTGGGATGTTCCTAAGACCAGCAACA AGTCCACAGTCAGACAGCTGCAGTAGTTCCAACAGCCACAGCAGTTTTCACGAAACTCAGTCGACAGTAGCAGCAGACAATTCACCTCCCAGGCTGGCGATGACAACACTCGAACCGGTCACGTCGCTGGCCGCGTCGCTGGCAGCTATCCCGACCTACAGCCCGGGACCCGCACAGGGCCAGAGCCAGGGGCACTCCGCAATGGCAACCACCCCTCCAGCAGGCCTCTCTCTCTACCCCGCAGTAGCACGCCATCGAACACCTGCGGGACTCTTCCCTCCGTGGTACATGTCACCGACGGCACCTGCTCCGAACGTGCAGTCGGAAGGAAAGACTGAACCGGAAACTCCACCCGTCGTCGTATCCCTCCCTGCATCTACACCGCTGTCGGTGCCATCAGCTGCAGCAAGTGAGCAGCCTTTGGACTTGAGTGCCAAAGCCAAGGAAGAAGCATCTGCACCCAGCGCCTCACCTGTGCCTCAGCCTTTGGGATTGGCAACTCTGAGTTTGGACAGCAAGCAGATATTCAA GGCGAAACCAAGAATGAGTGCAGTGGCAGGTCGAAGGACATACACAGAAGAAGAGCTTCAGGCTGCTCTGAGAGATATCCAGAGTGGAAAATTAGGAACTCGGCGTGCAGCTGTTATTTATGGTATACCACGCTCCACACTTCGGAACAAAGTGTACAAGTTGGCTATGGAGCGTGAACGTGACGCACACTTAGTGGTTCCTACAGTAGAGGAAAGAGACCTATCTGGCGCTGAGGATGAGAAGGAAGTTGAACGTGCTTTAAGTCGTCCTCTTCTTTCTGTTGATGATCTTCTGCGATTATCTGTGCTAGATGGGGATGCTCTTAGAGTTCTTCTGGAGGAAGTTTCTGCAGGACACAATCGTGAAGCAAGTGAGTCAGCATCTTCCCCAGTGTTTCCACAGTCTAGTGAACTTTGGCATGGTCTAGAACAGAGTGCATTGGGACCTTACATCTCCCAGCTTCTGATAGCTGGAAGTGCTCAAGATCCTTGCCATGCTGAAAGTGGAGGTACACTCCCAAAATTTTCTTCCCCtcttctccctgaacttgtccGCCGCATGATGGCAGAGGAGCAGCAACAGCAGATAAAGAAGCTAGGTAGTGCCAATAATTTGGAAGCAAATACAAATGTAACATTGAATGGTGCTTCAGGTGATGAGATACAGAAGTTAGGTGATAGCGACAACAGTGCTGGGCCACCGAGAGTTCCGTCTGCATCATCTCAAACAGACCCTGTGAAAGCTACAACAAAAGTTGGGGAAGCAGACGAATCATCTGACACAGATGCAACAGCTTCCACTTCTAGAGTTGCCACACCACCAAATGTGATACTGAGAATTCCGTCCTTTAAACCAACTACGAAAAATGGTGTGGCTACTCGAGGAAGTGGAAGTTTGCCTTCTAGTGAAATTCCATTCCAGACTGTTGGAGTTCCTGCATTTCCTGGCCAGGAATCTAGTCATGTATTGaacagcagcagtaacaacagTAATGAGTCTTGTTCACCACCAGCATCTAACCTTGTAGGAAAAGGTATTGGGGTCAGTTTACGTGATGTTATAGCCAAAAGCATTAGTCAGAAGTTTCAACCGACTGATCTTCCAATGTCACAGAAGCTCTTATTATCAGCAGATGAGCCACCCCCATTTAAGAGAGGTCGTTTTACTCCtccattaaatacaaatatcacatcgTGCACTATAAaacacaataacaataacaacactaaTGTTGATGATAAAAACAAGACATCCCCTGCAGGTGGAAAAGCTTCATCAAATTCTACTGGCAAAGGAACCCGGCCAAAACGTGGAAAATACCGTAATTATGACCGTGATAGTTTGGTGGAAGCTGTTAGAGCAGTGCAGAGGGGTGAAATGAGTGTCCATAGGGCAGGATCATATTATGGTGTTCCACATTCAACATTAGAATACAAGGTGAAAGAGAGACATTTGATGAGACCTCGGAAGAGGGAGCCCAAGCAACAACAGTCTGATGAAGTTAAAAGGAAAGATGAATCTGGAACTTCAGTTCCAAGGAGCACAGCAGCAACCTCATCAGCACTGGCAAATGataaacttaaaactttgcctaaaCCTCCCAAGACTGCCTTTAATTCACCTGCTCCATTACCTGGTGCACCAAATGGTCTGAAAATACCACCCTTGTTTGATCCCAGTTTATCTCTTGCTGCATATGCTAATGTTACAACAGCGTTTCCATTTTGGCCTGGTCCATTTCATGCCTTACCAGTTCCAGATTTTGCCACTCCTGCTGGTAGCTTTCCTCCAAATCCTGAACATTTCTTTGCACCACAAATGATACACAGGCTACAAGATGAAACTAGGACTGCACCACGAACAAGCCCGTCTTCAGTAGTTCCTCCTCTTGGGAAGACTGCACGAGAGATGGCAGCATCTTTGTATGATGGAACAGGAGCTAATGGTAATTTTCTTGATGGTATAATTCGTTCAAGTCTTGAGATGGGTTTGCCATCATCCTCACCCAAAGAAGGCAGTACAGGTGTGGGAAATAGCGGAaaaatgtctaacaaagcactCATTGACCAGCTTTGTCGTAACAGTTGTGTCACTCCTCTGCCCAAAGCTCCAACACCTTTTAGTATAAAAGATTGCAGTACCAGTGTAAATAGCTCAGATGAAGAACCTGTAAAGCAAGAAAGTGTCATCCAGGACAAGCCCTTAGAATCTGCTTCTCCTGCAGAGCCTGTAGTTTGTCTATCAAATTCATCCAGTGGCCTGCCAGAACATGACTGTAGAATAGATAGTGAACATGTTACTTCAGTTTCAGATGAAAAACATAGCAAGGACAGTGTTTTGCCACTGTCAGGGGTGCACTGTGTGACACCAACTGATGATAGTTCTGAATTATTTACTAAAGATTCAAGTGAATTTCATAAAGAACATGTTCATAATCCAACTGATGAAAGTGCCTGTGATAGTAAAACTGTAAAAATACTTGGTGATATTGAAGCTGCCAAAGACTTACTCCCTaaagaagaaggcaatgaggattCAGAACAAACTGAGGATACCAAATCAATGACGGTCAACTCATAG
- the LOC124607502 gene encoding mushroom body large-type Kenyon cell-specific protein 1 isoform X1 codes for MAECSYARCVQERRAIKKELQRWTKNMVFVVGLERVAEELMGRRKWKHYQESVLRSRPQADIEPSSSDWQVEDKCCFCDGGMFLRPATSPQSDSCSSSNSHSSFHETQSTVAADNSPPRLAMTTLEPVTSLAASLAAIPTYSPGPAQGQSQGHSAMATTPPAGLSLYPAVARHRTPAGLFPPWYMSPTAPAPNVQSEGKTEPETPPVVVSLPASTPLSVPSAAASEQPLDLSAKAKEEASAPSASPVPQPLGLATLSLDSKQIFKAKPRMSAVAGRRTYTEEELQAALRDIQSGKLGTRRAAVIYGIPRSTLRNKVYKLAMERERDAHLVVPTVEERDLSGAEDEKEVERALSRPLLSVDDLLRLSVLDGDALRVLLEEVSAGHNREASESASSPVFPQSSELWHGLEQSALGPYISQLLIAGSAQDPCHAESGGTLPKFSSPLLPELVRRMMAEEQQQQIKKLGSANNLEANTNVTLNGASGDEIQKLGDSDNSAGPPRVPSASSQTDPVKATTKVGEADESSDTDATASTSRVATPPNVILRIPSFKPTTKNGVATRGSGSLPSSEIPFQTVGVPAFPGQESSHVLNSSSNNSNESCSPPASNLVGKGIGVSLRDVIAKSISQKFQPTDLPMSQKLLLSADEPPPFKRGRFTPPLNTNITSCTIKHNNNNNTNVDDKNKTSPAGGKASSNSTGKGTRPKRGKYRNYDRDSLVEAVRAVQRGEMSVHRAGSYYGVPHSTLEYKVKERHLMRPRKREPKQQQSDEVKRKDESGTSVPRSTAATSSALANDKLKTLPKPPKTAFNSPAPLPGAPNGLKIPPLFDPSLSLAAYANVTTAFPFWPGPFHALPVPDFATPAGSFPPNPEHFFAPQMIHRLQDETRTAPRTSPSSVVPPLGKTAREMAASLYDGTGANGNFLDGIIRSSLEMGLPSSSPKEGSTGVGNSGKMSNKALIDQLCRNSCVTPLPKAPTPFSIKDCSTSVNSSDEEPVKQESVIQDKPLESASPAEPVVCLSNSSSGLPEHDCRIDSEHVTSVSDEKHSKDSVLPLSGVHCVTPTDDSSELFTKDSSEFHKEHVHNPTDESACDSKTVKILGDIEAAKDLLPKEEGNEDSEQTEDTKSMTVNS; via the exons ATGGCGGAGTGCTCCTATGCTCGCTGTGTTCAGGAGCGCCGAGCAATCAAAAAAGAGCTGCAAAGATGGACGAAGAATATGGTTTTCGTAGTAG GTTTGGAACGGGTAGCGGAGGAGTTAATgggaagaaggaaatggaaacatTATCAGGAGTCAGTTTTGAGAAGTAGACCGCAAGCAGACATAGAACCCAGCAGCAGTGATTGGCAAGTTGAAGACAAATGTTGCTTTTGCGACGGTGGGATGTTCCTAAGACCAGCAACA AGTCCACAGTCAGACAGCTGCAGTAGTTCCAACAGCCACAGCAGTTTTCACGAAACTCAGTCGACAGTAGCAGCAGACAATTCACCTCCCAGGCTGGCGATGACAACACTCGAACCGGTCACGTCGCTGGCCGCGTCGCTGGCAGCTATCCCGACCTACAGCCCGGGACCCGCACAGGGCCAGAGCCAGGGGCACTCCGCAATGGCAACCACCCCTCCAGCAGGCCTCTCTCTCTACCCCGCAGTAGCACGCCATCGAACACCTGCGGGACTCTTCCCTCCGTGGTACATGTCACCGACGGCACCTGCTCCGAACGTGCAGTCGGAAGGAAAGACTGAACCGGAAACTCCACCCGTCGTCGTATCCCTCCCTGCATCTACACCGCTGTCGGTGCCATCAGCTGCAGCAAGTGAGCAGCCTTTGGACTTGAGTGCCAAAGCCAAGGAAGAAGCATCTGCACCCAGCGCCTCACCTGTGCCTCAGCCTTTGGGATTGGCAACTCTGAGTTTGGACAGCAAGCAGATATTCAA GGCGAAACCAAGAATGAGTGCAGTGGCAGGTCGAAGGACATACACAGAAGAAGAGCTTCAGGCTGCTCTGAGAGATATCCAGAGTGGAAAATTAGGAACTCGGCGTGCAGCTGTTATTTATGGTATACCACGCTCCACACTTCGGAACAAAGTGTACAAGTTGGCTATGGAGCGTGAACGTGACGCACACTTAGTGGTTCCTACAGTAGAGGAAAGAGACCTATCTGGCGCTGAGGATGAGAAGGAAGTTGAACGTGCTTTAAGTCGTCCTCTTCTTTCTGTTGATGATCTTCTGCGATTATCTGTGCTAGATGGGGATGCTCTTAGAGTTCTTCTGGAGGAAGTTTCTGCAGGACACAATCGTGAAGCAAGTGAGTCAGCATCTTCCCCAGTGTTTCCACAGTCTAGTGAACTTTGGCATGGTCTAGAACAGAGTGCATTGGGACCTTACATCTCCCAGCTTCTGATAGCTGGAAGTGCTCAAGATCCTTGCCATGCTGAAAGTGGAGGTACACTCCCAAAATTTTCTTCCCCtcttctccctgaacttgtccGCCGCATGATGGCAGAGGAGCAGCAACAGCAGATAAAGAAGCTAGGTAGTGCCAATAATTTGGAAGCAAATACAAATGTAACATTGAATGGTGCTTCAGGTGATGAGATACAGAAGTTAGGTGATAGCGACAACAGTGCTGGGCCACCGAGAGTTCCGTCTGCATCATCTCAAACAGACCCTGTGAAAGCTACAACAAAAGTTGGGGAAGCAGACGAATCATCTGACACAGATGCAACAGCTTCCACTTCTAGAGTTGCCACACCACCAAATGTGATACTGAGAATTCCGTCCTTTAAACCAACTACGAAAAATGGTGTGGCTACTCGAGGAAGTGGAAGTTTGCCTTCTAGTGAAATTCCATTCCAGACTGTTGGAGTTCCTGCATTTCCTGGCCAGGAATCTAGTCATGTATTGaacagcagcagtaacaacagTAATGAGTCTTGTTCACCACCAGCATCTAACCTTGTAGGAAAAGGTATTGGGGTCAGTTTACGTGATGTTATAGCCAAAAGCATTAGTCAGAAGTTTCAACCGACTGATCTTCCAATGTCACAGAAGCTCTTATTATCAGCAGATGAGCCACCCCCATTTAAGAGAGGTCGTTTTACTCCtccattaaatacaaatatcacatcgTGCACTATAAaacacaataacaataacaacactaaTGTTGATGATAAAAACAAGACATCCCCTGCAGGTGGAAAAGCTTCATCAAATTCTACTGGCAAAGGAACCCGGCCAAAACGTGGAAAATACCGTAATTATGACCGTGATAGTTTGGTGGAAGCTGTTAGAGCAGTGCAGAGGGGTGAAATGAGTGTCCATAGGGCAGGATCATATTATGGTGTTCCACATTCAACATTAGAATACAAGGTGAAAGAGAGACATTTGATGAGACCTCGGAAGAGGGAGCCCAAGCAACAACAGTCTGATGAAGTTAAAAGGAAAGATGAATCTGGAACTTCAGTTCCAAGGAGCACAGCAGCAACCTCATCAGCACTGGCAAATGataaacttaaaactttgcctaaaCCTCCCAAGACTGCCTTTAATTCACCTGCTCCATTACCTGGTGCACCAAATGGTCTGAAAATACCACCCTTGTTTGATCCCAGTTTATCTCTTGCTGCATATGCTAATGTTACAACAGCGTTTCCATTTTGGCCTGGTCCATTTCATGCCTTACCAGTTCCAGATTTTGCCACTCCTGCTGGTAGCTTTCCTCCAAATCCTGAACATTTCTTTGCACCACAAATGATACACAGGCTACAAGATGAAACTAGGACTGCACCACGAACAAGCCCGTCTTCAGTAGTTCCTCCTCTTGGGAAGACTGCACGAGAGATGGCAGCATCTTTGTATGATGGAACAGGAGCTAATGGTAATTTTCTTGATGGTATAATTCGTTCAAGTCTTGAGATGGGTTTGCCATCATCCTCACCCAAAGAAGGCAGTACAGGTGTGGGAAATAGCGGAaaaatgtctaacaaagcactCATTGACCAGCTTTGTCGTAACAGTTGTGTCACTCCTCTGCCCAAAGCTCCAACACCTTTTAGTATAAAAGATTGCAGTACCAGTGTAAATAGCTCAGATGAAGAACCTGTAAAGCAAGAAAGTGTCATCCAGGACAAGCCCTTAGAATCTGCTTCTCCTGCAGAGCCTGTAGTTTGTCTATCAAATTCATCCAGTGGCCTGCCAGAACATGACTGTAGAATAGATAGTGAACATGTTACTTCAGTTTCAGATGAAAAACATAGCAAGGACAGTGTTTTGCCACTGTCAGGGGTGCACTGTGTGACACCAACTGATGATAGTTCTGAATTATTTACTAAAGATTCAAGTGAATTTCATAAAGAACATGTTCATAATCCAACTGATGAAAGTGCCTGTGATAGTAAAACTGTAAAAATACTTGGTGATATTGAAGCTGCCAAAGACTTACTCCCTaaagaagaaggcaatgaggattCAGAACAAACTGAGGATACCAAATCAATGACGGTCAACTCATAG